The Nerophis lumbriciformis linkage group LG05, RoL_Nlum_v2.1, whole genome shotgun sequence genome contains a region encoding:
- the cldn7a gene encoding claudin-7-A — MANSGIQLLGFFMSLIGIVALIIGTILPQWKMSAYIGDNIITAVAMYQGLWMSCAFQSTGQLQCKIYDSILQLDSSLQATRALMIVGIIVSVAGLGVACMGMKCTTCGGGDKLRKARVAMTGGIILLVGGLCAIVACSWFAHNVIRAFYNPYTPVNTKFEFGAAIFIAWGGSLLDVLGGAMLAASCPRKKQSSKYPSMASSRSGPGSSNKEYV, encoded by the exons atggcCAACTCTGGTATTCAGCTTTTGGGCTTCTTCATGTCTCTGATTGGCATCGTGGCGCTAATCATCGGCACCATTCTGCCCCAGTGGAAGATGTCAGCCTACATCGGGGACAACATCATCACGGCCGTGGCCATGTACCAGGGACTGTGGATGTCCTGCGCCTTCCAAAGCACCGGGCAGCTCCAGTGCAAGATCTACGACTCCATCCTGCAGCTGGACA GCTCTTTGCAGGCCACCAGGGCGCTGATGATCGTGGGCATTATCGTGTCGGTGGCGGGCCTGGGCGTGGCCTGCATGGGCATGAAATGCACCACCTGCGGGGGTGGCGACAAACTCCGCAAGGCCCGCGTTGCCATGACGGGGGGCATCATCCTGCTAGTGGGGG GCCTGTGTGCCATCGTGGCGTGCTCCTGGTTCGCTCACAACGTGATCCGGGCCTTCTACAACCCCTACACCCCCGTCAACACCAA GTTTGAGTTTGGCGCAGCCATCTTCATCGCATGGGGTGGCTCGCTCCTGGATGTCCTGGGCGGCGCCATGTTGGCCGCCTCCTGTCCGCGAAAGAAGCAATCGTCCAAGTACCCGTCCATGGCCAGCTCTCGCTCCGGGCCTGGGAGCAGCAATAAGGAATATGTCTAA
- the LOC140678817 gene encoding uncharacterized protein, translating to MYGSSGIPELIPPTAPPIQPDQGGQHGPGQDQGSGPNPQRLGQRAPKLGQIGRSKKVDLDDEVLDDIMNNNGQCPVSLPMS from the exons ATGTATGGGTCTTCCGGCATCCCCGAGCTCATCCCACCCACTGCCCCGCCCATCCAGCCCGATCAAGGGGGCCAGCACGGCCCAGGTCAAGACCAGGGCAGCGGTCCCAACCCCCAGAGGCTTGGCCAGAGGGCTCCCAAACTGGGCCAGATTGGTCGCTCCAAGAAAG TGGACTTGGATGACGAAGTGTTGGACGACATCATGAACAACAACGGCCAGTGTCCCGTGTCCCTCCCCATGTCCTGA
- the LOC133605728 gene encoding placenta-specific gene 8 protein-like, which yields MPRHVIRVQPQSKPKREAGQWSTGLCACHEDMGDCCFAVCCLPVFTCKVSSEVGACPLLPLLDCIGCVPPASLAMRASVRERYGIQGSVWSDCLYGCCCYTLSWLQISRELKRRAAAHASSSSSSSSSSSGAKYTTLPLLQGSHLV from the exons ATGCCCCGACATGTGATCCGGGTCCAGCCGCAAAGTAAGCCCAAACGAGAGGCCGGGCAATGGAGCACGGGTCTTTGTGCGTGTCATGAAGACATGGGCGACT gCTGCTTTGCCGTCTGCTGCCTCCCGGTGTTCACCTGTAAGGTGAGCAGCGAGGTGGGCGCGTGCCCACTGCTGCCCCTGCTGGACTGTATCGGTTGCGTGCCGCCAGCCTCCCTTGCCATGAGAGCCTCAGTGAGGGAACGATACGGCATACAG GGCAGCGTGTGGAGCGACTGCTTGTACGGATGCTGCTGCTACACGCTATCTTGGCTGCAGATCTCCAGGGAGCTGAAAAGAAGGGCTGCAGCTcatgcctcctcctcctcatcctcctcctcttcttcttctggaGCCAAATACACTACACTCCCTCTCCTGCAGGGGTCGCACTTGGTCTGA